The genomic stretch TGATCTCTCAAGTAATCGTTGTATCATAATTAACTCAAGTGTCACTTAACGAAAATGGTGGTTTGCTTGAGAAAATCATCATTGTCTACCCATTAAAATAGCACCTAGTTCTTTGTCAATAAGCAGATACAATTTAAATTCAAACTGTAGCATCATGTGTTAAACTGGTGGTCACTCTTATTTGATTTTGCAGCAATATAAATTTATGAagtactagtaaatggaattctACGAATGTAATTCAAGGTATAATTCCACGagacaaatttaataaaaaatttaatgctTTTGGTTATTATGTAACTATGAGAAAATAGTCATTGTGTTTGAAGAATATCCTTTAGGATTACATGGatctttatatttacatttacattaggATGGTGTATATCTTTGAATTAACAATCTCAaagcactagttggaatgagaacTATCCCTATATGTTGTCTAATGATGACTGACTTGGATGATTAACTGTGACAATGGACATTCACTTGAGTAAtgtatttcatgttttgatgctaaaacaataacaaaccacTTACGTAAACTACCACCAACATTTCTGATCCATTCAATAAACTATTCTTGTTTTGAACATGTATTCAACAAATAACAGGAACTGTGTTTTCATGGATAAATCCCCTACTTAGAATGATGGTTGCATCACATTAGTCAATACTAAAGCTGTgaacactaaataaaagtatggctgttaaaaggacattcttgagtttgttCCATTGTAACacgtttccaactaataaaatatttctacaattaaacttgcatattaaatatattttcttgtttagaatatcagtgtctgtatattcaatctgtttctggtcttcttaatatttctaagaagcccaaactagattttgtcttcaaataatttcatatgtataaaaacacaatattttaggaaataaaataaaatttaacctggtacaaatattagaacgatcacaaaaacatttaatatacagccactaatattttatgcagaaaaatatatttgatatgtaattacaatggttaaaaagtctctgttagtcgataacaacttaaaaattgcagcaaactcaggaatgtccctttgacaCAATGTATCTTTTGCAGACTCTGAGAACGGATTTAGAGAAGTACTGCCCTGTGGAGGGTCTGGAGGACCAGTTTGTGAACATCCTCCTCATAGGACAAGTCGGAGCTGGTAAATCAAGTTTCTTCAACTCGGTCAACTCCGTGTTCCGGGGTCGCGTCACAAGCAAGGCGAGAAGTGGCGGGGCGGAGCACAGTCTCACCACAACGGTTGGTTTTCAACTATATCACATCTCCTCACCACCAcacatggggggggggagtgaggAAAAGTTATATTCTAATTCTGACCACAACAGTTGGTTTTCATCTACATCACAACTCCTCACCACCACCCATGGGGGGagagttatatattaattatgacaacAACGGTTGGTTTTCAACTACATTACatctcccccaccccacttcaTTTGGGggtcagttatatattaattatgacaacAACGGTTGGTTTTCAACTACATGACATCTGCCTCACCATTCACTTTGGGGGAATACAATCATTCTAtcggttggaccagtaggggactaataactcTTTAACACAATGTTTTATCTCCGATTTGGAATGTTTGTCTGAAAATTAGtctttcctaaaataatttttatgtgaTATTCAACATTAATCTTCTTAAAATCGTTTCCTCTGAacattcaatattaaaatattctaccaactgagctaaatcctgccccattGTTATGTGAAATTCAGTATTATAATAGCTGTAATgtcctgtgatataccagtagtggggcACTAGTGGGATGAAAAAACAAAGGTCcatcaaggtggttcgatccttaacctaagcacctcaggcaagcactctaccaactgagctagtaTCGAGTCATCTCTGTTACTGTCAGTtggtcccacattactgacagcACTCTATCAAACTAGTATCAAGTCATCTCTGTTAATGTCAGTtggtcccacattactgacagcACTCTACCAAACTAGTATTAAGTCATCTCTGTTAATGTCAGTtggtcccacattactgacagcACTGTACCATCTGAGTTAGTATCAAGTCATCTCTGTTACTGTCAGTtggtcccacattactgacagcACTCTACCATCTGAGTTAGTATCAAGTCATCTCTGTTACTGTCAGTTGGTCCCACATTATTGACAGCACTCTACTAACTGAGCTAGTATTGAGTCATCTCTGTTACTGTCAGTTGGTCCCACATTACTGTCAGTtggtcccacattactgacagcactctaccaactgagctggTATCAAGTCATCTCTGTTACTGTCAGTTGGcctcacattactgacagcactctaccaactgaactagTATCAAGTCATCTCTGTTACTGTCAGTtggtcccacattactgacagcACTCTACCATCTGAGTTAGTATCAAGTCATCTCTGTGACTGTCAGTTGCTCCCACATTGTTGACATTCAATCcatgttacattttaatattttatacacacatTATGATGCTGCCAGTGAATTACATTTTCTTCCCGTGGCAAGTGTTCCCTTACTTCGTTCTCTTAGTATAGTATTCATGTGACAAAcgtagttgtttttttaaatccaccactaaagcacattgatttattaagcattggctattgggtgtcaaatattatgaaattttgatatattgtcttagagaggaaattgggtgtcaaatattatgaaattttgatatattgtcttagagaggaaacccgcttcatttttcaattaattattagcaaaggatcttttatattcaccattccacagacaggatagcacataccacagcctttgataataAACCAGTtgttgcactggctagaacgatcaaagtacatgaaatgcgGCATCCAGTTTGAAAAGATCTCAACCCCTTAACCACCtagtagttagtagttagtaatgtgtaagttaatgataaagttaaagttagagcatattgatttatttatcatcatacatttggtagttttttgacagtcttagagacaaaaccaactaaaaaaaaatcattcgtAACAAgtgatctttatatgcaccatgccacagacaggatagcacatactgtgGCCTTtgataccagtcatgatgcactggctagagcaagaaatagttAATGGGCCCAcgaatggggatcgatcctagactgactgcgcatcaggcgatcactctaccactgggcaacgtcctgCCCTGCTGTGacataatagttttaatataccATTCAGTACTGGTAATCTGTTAATGTGTTCTTTCACAGTGTCAGTCAATCTGCACTGCTGTGacataatagttttaatatgcCATTCAGTAATCTGTTAATGTGTTCTTTCACAGTGTCAGTCATCTGCACTGCTGTGacataatagttttaatatgaCATTCAGTACTGGTAATCTGTTAATGTGTTCTTTCACAGTGTCAGTCAATCTGCACTGCTGTGacataatagttttaatatggCATTCAGTAATCTGTTAATGTGTTCTTTCACAGTGTCAGTCAATCTGCACTGCTGTGacataatagttttaatatgcCATTCAGTAATCTGTTAATGTGTTCTTTCACAGTGTCAGTCAGTCTGCACTGCTGTGACATACTAATTTTAATATGACATTCAGTAATCTGTTAATGTGTTCTTTCACAGTGTCCGTCAATCTGCACTGCTGTGacataatagttttaatatgaCATTCAGTACTGGTAATCTGTCAATGTGTTATTTCAGTGTCAGTCAATCTGCACTGCTGTGacataatagttttaatatgaCATTCAGTAATCTGTTAATGTGTTATTTCACAGTGTCAGTCAATCTGCACTGCTGTGacataatagttttaatatgaCATTCAGTAATCTGTTAATGTGTTATTTCACAGTGTCAGTCAATCTGCATTGCTGTGacataatagttttaatatgaCATTCAGTACTGGTAATCTGTCAATGTGTTATTTCACAGTGTCAGTCAATCTGCACAGCTACTATAATCATATGacttattttgtttcagtttcGCATGTACAAGATCAAGTCCAAAGAAACCGGATACCCATTAAAATTCCGCCTGTGTGACACGAGAGGCCTAGAAGAAGGTCAAGGCTTGGATATTGTGGATTTGGTTTCTATCTTAGATGGTCATATTACAGATGGGTATGAGGTGAGAATATtaacttttgaaaataatacttattttATCACTGATTTgtagtgtgtgttttgtgttttaaaaaatgtgtgttttgttttcgacaccactagagcacatttatttattaatcgtcggctattgggtatcaaacatttggtagttttgacttgtagtcttcaggcaaaacatgtttttcattagctgcaagggatcttttatatgcactttgccacagacaggacaacacttGCTAGTTATTTTGATTGATTATTCTTATATACTTTTAATTTGGGTGGTTTTATTggaaacaatacttttttttataaaagtttaaatagaaatttaacattgaaaattttaAAGTCTATCTTCTAGAGTTTTCACTGGATTGTGTTGAAACTTGGTAAGGGAGCAGGTTTATTTTTGACCCAATTACATGAAAATGTTTGAATCTGAATaaccaacatttattcatatcagcattactaccaaacagctattaGGGTTGTAAACAAATGATAATGGaaatgcagagagagagagagagagagagagagagagagagagagagagagagagagagagagagagagagagagagagagagagagagagagagagagagagacagacagacagacagacagacacatactcTATATGCTTATGCTAGGGTTGGGCA from Gigantopelta aegis isolate Gae_Host unplaced genomic scaffold, Gae_host_genome ctg9590_pilon_pilon, whole genome shotgun sequence encodes the following:
- the LOC121367167 gene encoding interferon-induced protein 44-like yields the protein MYLLQTLRTDLEKYCPVEGLEDQFVNILLIGQVGAGKSSFFNSVNSVFRGRVTSKARSGGAEHSLTTTFRMYKIKSKETGYPLKFRLCDTRGLEEGQGLDIVDLVSILDGHITDGYE